Proteins encoded by one window of Helicobacter sp. 11S03491-1:
- a CDS encoding response regulator transcription factor has product MKDLILIIEDEEDLLELLEYRLETEGFEVIGCLGSKSAKNILLEENVSLMIVDRNLYGEEGSEFVKKIRKEGYSMPVIFLSAKDTQEDKIKGLERGGDDYITKPFDFGELIARIHAVLRRYKGFNEEKIWKYKKITLYPKTHLVSIQGSKEEKIVLTPLEVKMLLTFFKNIGLVLSREYLLEEIWNNQGEPKSVNVAIKRLRKKLNPKDEEKYIKAVRAEGYIFV; this is encoded by the coding sequence ATGAAAGATTTGATTTTAATAATTGAGGACGAAGAAGATTTGCTTGAATTGCTTGAATATCGTTTGGAAACAGAAGGATTTGAAGTAATTGGTTGTTTGGGCAGCAAGAGCGCTAAAAATATACTTTTAGAAGAAAATGTTTCTTTGATGATAGTAGATAGAAATCTTTATGGGGAAGAAGGATCGGAATTTGTTAAGAAAATTCGTAAGGAAGGCTATAGTATGCCTGTTATTTTTCTGAGCGCCAAAGATACTCAAGAGGATAAAATCAAAGGTCTTGAACGTGGCGGTGATGATTATATTACAAAGCCTTTTGATTTTGGTGAGCTTATTGCCAGGATCCATGCTGTTTTGAGAAGATACAAAGGTTTTAATGAAGAAAAAATATGGAAATATAAAAAAATCACTCTTTATCCCAAAACACATCTTGTAAGCATACAAGGAAGCAAGGAAGAAAAGATCGTGCTTACTCCTTTAGAGGTGAAAATGCTTTTGACATTTTTTAAAAATATTGGATTGGTGCTTTCAAGAGAATATTTGCTTGAGGAAATTTGGAACAATCAAGGAGAGCCAAAAAGCGTAAATGTAGCTATTAAGCGTTTGAGAAAAAAATTAAATCCAAAAGATGAAGAAAAGTATATTAAGGCTGTTCGCGCGGAAGGATATATTTTTGTTTAA
- the pstB gene encoding phosphate ABC transporter ATP-binding protein PstB, translating to MSKIALEVKNLSFYYPYSDTPSITNIRLEIPQNKIVALIGPSGCGKSTLLRCLNRIHCLYAGVKYKGEIIFEDKNILKKKTNLIALRTRIGMIFQKPTPFPMSIFENIAYGLRLQGVKDKMELFARVEKALKNANLWSEVKDRLQRDANSLSGGQQQRLCIARAIAIDPEILLFDEPTSALDPISTQAIEDLLKELKKKMSIVIVTHNMQQALRVSDYTAFMYLGNLIEINKTQNIFEHPKEKLTREYIGGKFG from the coding sequence ATGAGCAAAATAGCCTTAGAAGTAAAAAATTTAAGTTTTTATTATCCTTATTCAGATACTCCAAGTATCACGAATATAAGATTAGAAATTCCTCAAAATAAAATTGTTGCCCTTATAGGGCCTAGTGGTTGTGGTAAAAGTACGCTTTTAAGATGCCTTAATCGTATCCATTGCTTATATGCAGGAGTCAAATACAAAGGAGAAATCATCTTTGAGGACAAAAATATTCTCAAAAAAAAGACAAATCTAATTGCACTAAGAACTCGTATTGGAATGATTTTTCAAAAGCCCACTCCATTTCCAATGTCAATTTTTGAAAATATAGCCTATGGTTTGAGACTTCAGGGGGTTAAAGATAAAATGGAATTATTTGCAAGGGTTGAAAAGGCATTAAAAAATGCAAACCTTTGGAGTGAAGTTAAAGATAGGCTTCAAAGGGATGCAAACTCACTCTCAGGCGGGCAACAACAACGGCTTTGTATTGCAAGGGCTATTGCCATAGATCCTGAAATTCTACTTTTTGATGAGCCCACAAGTGCGCTTGATCCTATTTCAACCCAAGCAATAGAAGATCTTCTTAAAGAACTTAAGAAAAAAATGAGTATTGTCATTGTTACCCACAATATGCAACAAGCCCTAAGAGTAAGTGATTATACAGCTTTTATGTATTTAGGTAATCTTATTGAAATAAATAAAACTCAAAATATTTTTGAACACCCCAAAGAAAAACTTACTCGTGAATATATTGGAGGAAAATTTGGATAA
- the ggt gene encoding gamma-glutamyltransferase, with protein MKKITLMISLFVIGLVFLNAAAYPPIKDTTGLALSSHELANKVGKEVLDKGGNAIDAAVAMGYVLAVVHPAAGNLGGGGFGVIHLANGENITLDFREKAPLKATKNMYLDKKGNVISDLSTIGYLAAGVPGTVAGMSAMLEKYGTKKLSELISPAIILAENGFIISQRQAQTMAEAKKDFAKFASSGKYFLKKDGKTYEEGDLFIQKDLAKTLKLIQKEGSNAFYEGKIADLIAQDMAKNGGIITKEDLASYQVKWRKPIVGNYRGYEIVSMAPPSSGGTHIIEILNVMENADIAKLGFGSSKTIHIMAEAMRQAYADRSVYMGDPDFVNVPVEKLINKAYAKKIYANILPQKATPSSKINPGLGQIHEGENTTHYSVADKWGNAVSVTYTINASYGSAAAIEGAGFLLNNEMDDFSIKPGTPNLYGLIGGDANAIAPNKRPLSSMSPTIVLKDGKLFMVVGSPGGARIITTVLQVISNAIDHQMNISEAIQAPRFHMQWLPDEIRIEKYGMSEDVKDNLMKMGYKIVTKPVMGDVNAILIDPVTHIMYGSGDPRKEF; from the coding sequence ATGAAAAAAATTACATTAATGATAAGTTTATTTGTGATTGGATTAGTATTTTTAAATGCGGCTGCTTATCCTCCTATAAAAGATACTACAGGACTTGCATTAAGCAGCCATGAGTTAGCTAACAAAGTAGGCAAAGAAGTGCTTGATAAAGGTGGCAATGCCATAGATGCTGCTGTAGCTATGGGTTATGTATTGGCAGTTGTTCATCCTGCTGCAGGCAACTTAGGTGGTGGAGGTTTTGGTGTTATCCATTTGGCTAATGGTGAAAATATCACATTGGACTTTAGGGAAAAAGCCCCTCTTAAGGCAACTAAAAATATGTATTTGGATAAAAAAGGAAATGTTATTTCTGATTTGAGCACTATTGGTTATTTGGCAGCCGGAGTGCCGGGTACTGTTGCGGGAATGAGCGCAATGCTTGAAAAATATGGGACTAAAAAACTCTCTGAACTCATATCTCCGGCAATTATATTAGCTGAAAATGGTTTTATTATTTCCCAAAGACAAGCCCAAACAATGGCAGAAGCCAAAAAAGATTTTGCTAAATTTGCTTCTTCTGGAAAATATTTTCTCAAAAAGGATGGGAAAACCTATGAAGAAGGAGATTTATTTATACAAAAAGATCTTGCCAAAACACTCAAATTGATTCAAAAAGAAGGTTCGAATGCTTTTTATGAGGGGAAAATAGCTGATTTGATTGCACAGGATATGGCAAAAAATGGAGGGATTATTACTAAGGAAGATCTGGCGTCTTATCAGGTTAAATGGAGGAAGCCTATTGTTGGTAATTATCGGGGTTATGAGATTGTATCTATGGCTCCTCCAAGTTCGGGAGGTACTCATATTATTGAGATTTTGAATGTAATGGAAAATGCAGATATTGCTAAGTTAGGGTTTGGATCATCAAAAACTATCCATATTATGGCAGAAGCAATGAGACAAGCTTATGCAGACAGATCTGTATATATGGGTGATCCTGACTTTGTCAATGTCCCTGTAGAAAAGCTTATCAATAAGGCTTATGCAAAAAAAATCTATGCCAATATTTTACCCCAAAAGGCAACTCCAAGTTCAAAAATCAATCCCGGATTAGGACAAATTCATGAAGGAGAGAATACTACCCATTATTCTGTGGCTGATAAATGGGGAAATGCTGTAAGTGTTACTTATACTATTAATGCTTCTTATGGGAGTGCAGCAGCCATAGAAGGAGCAGGATTCTTGCTTAATAATGAAATGGATGATTTTTCCATTAAACCGGGCACTCCTAATCTTTATGGTCTTATCGGAGGGGATGCTAATGCAATAGCCCCCAATAAAAGACCCTTGAGTTCAATGTCCCCAACTATTGTGCTTAAAGATGGCAAGCTTTTTATGGTTGTAGGGAGTCCGGGTGGGGCGAGAATTATTACTACGGTTTTGCAGGTCATTAGTAATGCTATTGATCATCAAATGAATATTTCTGAAGCAATCCAAGCCCCGAGATTTCATATGCAATGGCTTCCGGATGAAATTAGGATTGAAAAATACGGCATGAGTGAAGATGTCAAAGATAATCTTATGAAAATGGGGTATAAAATTGTTACCAAGCCTGTAATGGGTGATGTTAATGCGATATTAATTGATCCTGTAACCCATATTATGTATGGCTCAGGAGATCCCAGAAAAGAGTTTTAA
- the purM gene encoding phosphoribosylformylglycinamidine cyclo-ligase: protein MQKLTYKDSGVDIDEGNAFVENIKPYVKATYNQQVIGGIGSFAGAYALQSGFKDPVLLAATDGVGTKLKLAIESDTLESVGIDLVGMCVNDLICSFASPMFFLDYYASAKLDKNRATQVIKGIAKGCEIAKCALIGGETAEMPGMYHGKDFDLAGFAVGIGEKADLYKSSKIQCGDILIAFPSSGIHSNGYSLVRKILFENLGMNFGDIFCGKPLIETLLVPTRIYVDIYQKIKDKVYALAHITGGGIVENLPRVLPAGLGAQIDKKLIKILPIFDILKENVEESESYRVFNMGVGMISVVPKENVSFVLANTDGYLIGEVIAYDHGVELI from the coding sequence ATGCAAAAGCTCACTTATAAAGATTCCGGAGTTGATATTGATGAAGGGAATGCTTTTGTAGAAAATATTAAACCCTATGTAAAAGCGACATATAACCAACAAGTGATTGGAGGTATCGGTTCTTTTGCAGGAGCATATGCTCTTCAAAGCGGATTCAAAGATCCTGTTTTATTGGCAGCCACTGATGGGGTTGGGACGAAATTAAAATTAGCGATCGAATCAGATACTCTTGAGAGTGTAGGGATTGATTTGGTTGGAATGTGTGTGAATGATTTGATATGCTCTTTTGCTTCTCCAATGTTTTTTTTAGACTATTATGCAAGTGCTAAATTAGATAAAAATCGTGCTACACAGGTTATAAAAGGGATCGCAAAGGGATGTGAGATAGCCAAATGTGCGCTTATTGGCGGAGAAACAGCTGAGATGCCCGGAATGTATCACGGTAAGGATTTTGATCTGGCAGGTTTTGCTGTAGGGATTGGAGAAAAAGCAGATTTGTATAAAAGCTCAAAAATTCAATGCGGGGATATTTTAATTGCTTTCCCCAGTAGTGGGATTCATAGCAATGGTTATTCATTAGTGCGTAAAATTCTTTTTGAAAATCTTGGAATGAATTTTGGAGATATATTTTGTGGCAAACCATTGATTGAAACACTTTTGGTGCCTACAAGAATTTATGTTGATATTTATCAAAAAATAAAAGATAAAGTTTACGCTCTCGCTCATATTACAGGTGGGGGGATTGTAGAGAATTTACCAAGAGTTTTGCCTGCAGGTCTGGGCGCACAAATTGATAAAAAACTTATAAAAATATTGCCAATTTTTGATATACTAAAAGAAAACGTTGAAGAAAGTGAATCTTATAGAGTGTTTAATATGGGCGTAGGTATGATTAGTGTTGTCCCAAAAGAGAATGTCAGCTTTGTGCTTGCAAATACAGACGGGTATTTAATAGGTGAGGTTATTGCCTATGACCATGGAGTGGAGTTAATTTGA
- a CDS encoding HAMP domain-containing sensor histidine kinase has product MFKFHQLFSFGVLGVLFGSCLLLGIFSYNNQNHQDKEVSYERLNTLFEVVDISILEGNLDAKFLKDLQRRTRLGIVVIDKENHQTYSSDKIFLNALLPSNADRVYRYIQIEGKNYLSLTQSSAIDDRIYDIALFLPQLPKKSLSFWIEFLALFGIFLVLCLWLIYLMKKNIHQELDKITYCLHKLAHKKFEDFSQSHLFIEEFEEISKLIIKLSEILQKQEKKVKKNSKKLHLKYLQSSSIIAALSHELKNPLAVISGYCDTMIQAEIKNELDILQRRRFLNKIHAQSQRLNNLLNRLNLALRLENDLAKLEINSFNLKPLIQEVVSNLRLRYYNKNITLILKDSIVDADKILLEHVIINLVENALKYSKKKIKIILKDKEVKIIDDGEGIEEKKINLITKKFYRIEEKYQENSLGLGLFIVKYILKLHHSELKIKSKPAKGSVFSFKLS; this is encoded by the coding sequence TTGTTTAAATTTCACCAACTTTTTTCTTTTGGGGTTTTGGGGGTATTGTTTGGAAGTTGTTTGTTATTAGGTATTTTTTCTTATAACAATCAAAACCATCAAGACAAAGAAGTTTCTTATGAGCGATTAAATACATTATTTGAAGTGGTAGATATCTCAATATTAGAAGGCAATCTGGATGCGAAATTTCTAAAAGATTTACAGCGTCGGACAAGATTAGGAATCGTTGTTATCGACAAGGAAAATCATCAAACTTATAGCAGCGATAAAATTTTTTTAAATGCCCTTTTACCTTCTAATGCTGATCGTGTCTATAGATATATCCAAATAGAAGGCAAAAATTACCTTAGCTTGACTCAGAGTAGTGCCATTGATGATAGGATTTATGATATTGCTTTATTTTTGCCGCAACTTCCAAAAAAATCATTGAGCTTTTGGATAGAATTTTTAGCGCTTTTTGGAATTTTTTTGGTTTTGTGTCTTTGGCTAATTTATTTGATGAAAAAAAACATACATCAAGAATTAGATAAAATAACTTATTGTCTCCATAAACTTGCACATAAGAAGTTTGAAGATTTTTCACAATCTCATTTATTTATTGAAGAATTTGAAGAGATTTCAAAATTAATTATAAAGCTCTCTGAAATTCTTCAAAAACAAGAAAAGAAAGTCAAAAAAAATTCAAAAAAATTGCATTTAAAATATCTCCAAAGCTCTTCAATCATTGCTGCTCTCTCCCATGAATTAAAAAATCCTTTAGCTGTAATTTCAGGGTATTGCGATACAATGATTCAAGCAGAAATAAAAAATGAATTAGACATTCTTCAAAGGAGAAGGTTTTTAAACAAAATCCATGCTCAATCCCAAAGATTAAATAATCTTTTAAATCGTCTAAATCTTGCCCTAAGGCTTGAGAATGATTTAGCCAAACTTGAAATAAACTCTTTTAACCTCAAACCTTTAATACAAGAAGTTGTTTCTAATTTGAGATTGCGTTATTACAATAAAAATATAACTTTGATTCTCAAAGATAGCATTGTTGATGCCGATAAAATTCTCTTAGAACATGTGATCATTAATTTGGTCGAAAATGCGCTTAAATATTCAAAAAAGAAAATTAAAATTATACTTAAAGATAAAGAAGTGAAAATTATAGATGATGGAGAGGGGATTGAAGAAAAGAAAATTAATCTCATTACTAAAAAGTTTTATCGCATTGAAGAAAAATATCAAGAAAATTCTTTGGGCTTAGGGCTTTTTATTGTCAAATATATTTTAAAGCTTCACCATAGCGAACTTAAAATTAAAAGTAAGCCTGCAAAGGGTTCTGTTTTTAGTTTTAAATTATCATAA
- a CDS encoding acyloxyacyl hydrolase yields MGGFLAIKDKKLKQYNLGYLGISEDIAFPLYRNFYFGLNLGFYIKSKQDSRVGSAFSFGEKAFLGIRWGWGNLELFVRHFSNGGLKTPNVGYNFAGLAMGWLY; encoded by the coding sequence ATGGGTGGTTTTCTTGCGATAAAAGATAAAAAATTGAAGCAATATAATTTAGGATATTTGGGAATCTCAGAAGATATTGCATTCCCTTTGTATCGCAATTTTTATTTTGGATTGAATTTGGGATTTTATATTAAATCTAAGCAAGATTCACGTGTCGGATCGGCTTTTAGTTTTGGTGAAAAGGCATTTTTAGGGATAAGATGGGGGTGGGGGAATTTAGAACTTTTTGTAAGGCACTTTTCTAATGGAGGGTTAAAAACCCCAAATGTGGGGTATAACTTTGCCGGATTGGCTATGGGTTGGTTATACTAA
- the pstC gene encoding phosphate ABC transporter permease subunit PstC, which yields MSKFIIREKLFFHAGRIFAFLCLAILLGIFIVLLIQSLPAIKNFGFSFILSSQWSPNQEKFGGLSAIYGSLMGTILAMIFAIPLSLGISIFLNEICPKRLKNIIGSSIDLLAAIPSIVYGMWGLFYLTPVIGKIFGGMGLGILSASIILSIMILPIMSAITRDCMQTTPDILKESAYALGATKSEVIKDVIIPYVKIGIIGGIILSLGRALGETMAVTFVIGNSHKIATSLLTPATNIPATLANEFAEADSEIYYSSLFYLALILFCLSFLIIATAKFYLMKKIQQNHQGKK from the coding sequence ATGTCAAAATTTATTATCAGAGAAAAACTTTTTTTTCATGCCGGCAGGATTTTTGCTTTTTTATGTTTGGCGATCCTATTGGGGATTTTTATTGTTCTTTTAATCCAATCTCTTCCGGCTATTAAAAACTTTGGTTTTTCTTTCATTCTATCATCACAATGGTCTCCTAATCAAGAAAAATTCGGAGGATTAAGCGCCATATATGGCAGCCTTATGGGAACTATTTTAGCCATGATTTTTGCCATCCCTCTCTCACTGGGGATTAGCATATTCTTAAATGAAATTTGCCCCAAACGCCTTAAAAATATTATTGGATCAAGCATTGATCTCCTGGCAGCTATTCCCTCAATTGTTTATGGAATGTGGGGACTTTTTTACCTCACACCTGTAATTGGCAAAATATTTGGAGGGATGGGGCTAGGGATTCTTAGCGCTTCAATTATTTTAAGTATCATGATTTTACCCATCATGAGCGCTATTACTCGTGATTGTATGCAAACTACTCCTGATATTCTCAAAGAATCTGCTTATGCCCTTGGAGCAACAAAATCCGAGGTTATCAAAGATGTCATTATCCCTTATGTCAAAATCGGCATTATTGGAGGGATAATCTTATCTCTTGGAAGAGCATTAGGGGAGACAATGGCAGTTACTTTTGTCATAGGAAACTCTCATAAAATAGCAACTTCTTTATTGACACCTGCGACAAATATCCCGGCAACTTTGGCTAATGAATTTGCAGAAGCAGATAGTGAAATTTATTACTCAAGTTTATTTTATTTAGCATTGATTTTATTTTGTTTGAGTTTCTTGATTATTGCAACAGCAAAATTTTATCTAATGAAAAAAATACAACAAAATCATCAAGGCAAAAAATGA
- a CDS encoding SH3 domain-containing protein, with product MNIKSFFKLYTMPVLALFFGFGLYYIVFVGTSKQKEFSISENTSTQVVDSTHQDATKDIQEPTQPNQTNTQTHVGQNILNEDMFQSQVSTSEIPNNNSLPAQANPQTYIVIPKAINIRQSPGTTSDIVGKLTQNQKIEVSFIAEGWAKVKEGWILSSLLKQDKEDILATSPSALKKYIVIPRSVNIRLNPDISSKIIGKILHDEVVEVAYTQNGWAKVKEGWVWLSLLKKQANP from the coding sequence ATGAATATTAAGTCTTTTTTTAAATTATATACAATGCCCGTTTTAGCCTTGTTTTTTGGATTTGGGTTGTATTATATTGTTTTTGTAGGCACAAGCAAACAAAAAGAATTTTCTATTTCAGAAAATACATCCACTCAAGTTGTAGATTCCACTCATCAGGATGCAACTAAAGATATCCAAGAACCTACGCAACCCAATCAGACCAATACACAAACTCATGTTGGGCAAAATATTCTCAATGAAGATATGTTTCAAAGCCAAGTCTCTACTTCTGAAATACCAAACAATAATTCTTTACCTGCGCAAGCTAATCCTCAAACATATATTGTGATCCCTAAAGCAATTAACATTCGTCAATCTCCCGGCACTACTTCTGATATCGTAGGGAAGCTTACACAAAATCAAAAAATAGAAGTCTCATTTATTGCTGAGGGCTGGGCAAAAGTTAAAGAAGGTTGGATACTTTCAAGTCTTTTAAAACAAGACAAGGAAGATATTCTTGCTACTTCTCCATCTGCTTTAAAAAAATATATTGTGATTCCCAGAAGTGTTAATATTCGTTTGAATCCTGATATTTCTTCAAAAATTATAGGGAAAATTTTGCATGATGAAGTGGTTGAGGTTGCTTATACTCAAAATGGCTGGGCAAAAGTTAAAGAAGGTTGGGTTTGGCTT
- the pstS gene encoding phosphate ABC transporter substrate-binding protein PstS — protein MKNIFIKSFGVFALFFATLEASSIINGAGASFPAHVYMSWVKSYEKSSGMQINYQSIGSGGGIKQIKAKTIDFGASDEPLKSDELAKNNLLQFPTLSGAIVLVYNIEGIKDSQLKLSNEVISDIFLGNIKQWNDPKILKDNPNLKLPNQNIQLIYRSDGSGTTYNFTLFLSQISKSWSDKIGTGKAVSWPLGIGAKGNEGVTHLVKQVKNSLGYVELSYKNQMHLSAAQIQNSDHHWVKADNHTITNAIKNAIWDKDKDFYTQLIHQKGKDTYPLVSATFILLPKDGKNTSKVIAFFDNAFKNGDEEALKMGFVPLPQEIKNLIREYWKSNKVY, from the coding sequence ATGAAAAATATTTTTATCAAGTCATTTGGCGTGTTTGCATTATTCTTTGCAACTCTGGAAGCAAGCTCTATTATCAATGGAGCCGGGGCATCATTCCCGGCACATGTTTATATGAGCTGGGTAAAATCCTATGAAAAATCAAGCGGCATGCAAATCAATTACCAATCTATCGGATCCGGAGGAGGGATAAAACAAATCAAAGCAAAAACAATTGATTTTGGCGCCAGTGATGAACCTCTCAAATCAGATGAACTTGCCAAAAATAATCTTTTACAATTCCCTACTCTAAGTGGCGCTATTGTATTGGTTTATAACATAGAAGGGATTAAGGATAGCCAACTCAAATTAAGCAACGAAGTTATCAGTGATATTTTTCTGGGTAATATCAAACAATGGAATGACCCAAAAATCCTCAAAGATAATCCAAACCTTAAACTCCCTAATCAAAATATCCAACTAATTTATCGAAGCGATGGGAGTGGGACAACTTATAATTTCACACTTTTTTTATCTCAAATTTCAAAATCTTGGTCAGATAAAATTGGCACAGGAAAAGCAGTTTCTTGGCCCCTAGGCATTGGTGCAAAAGGCAACGAAGGAGTTACACACTTAGTGAAACAAGTCAAAAATTCTCTTGGTTATGTAGAACTCTCTTACAAAAATCAAATGCATCTCTCAGCTGCACAAATTCAAAATAGCGATCATCATTGGGTAAAAGCTGATAATCATACAATTACTAATGCGATCAAAAATGCAATTTGGGATAAAGATAAGGACTTTTATACACAACTTATCCATCAAAAAGGTAAAGATACTTATCCTCTTGTAAGCGCAACTTTTATCCTTCTACCCAAAGATGGAAAAAATACTTCTAAGGTGATTGCATTTTTTGATAACGCTTTTAAAAATGGCGACGAAGAAGCATTAAAAATGGGTTTTGTTCCCCTGCCCCAAGAGATAAAAAACCTCATCAGAGAGTATTGGAAATCCAATAAAGTTTATTAG
- a CDS encoding YbhB/YbcL family Raf kinase inhibitor-like protein has translation MKNFKIDLELDENGFLDDKYGGNAAKEFLDDEGYPDFSPKICWEKIQGAKSYALELIDYDSCPVAGKIFVHWVVGNIAENKLEENASRLDKNIIQGINSMTQGFLRTELDDKQKLTSNIKTSKYIGPMPPDGDHHYLFNVYALDIPKLEIIFPFFISDLHDAMRGHILDIGRIEFKYRQYKH, from the coding sequence ATGAAAAATTTTAAAATAGATTTGGAACTGGATGAAAATGGATTTTTAGATGATAAATATGGTGGGAACGCGGCTAAAGAGTTTCTGGACGATGAAGGCTATCCTGATTTTTCACCTAAAATATGTTGGGAAAAAATACAAGGAGCAAAAAGCTATGCTCTTGAATTGATTGATTATGATTCTTGCCCTGTGGCAGGCAAAATATTTGTCCATTGGGTAGTTGGGAATATCGCAGAAAATAAACTTGAAGAAAATGCAAGCAGATTAGACAAAAATATCATTCAAGGTATTAACAGCATGACACAAGGATTTTTGAGAACAGAATTAGATGACAAACAAAAATTAACCTCAAATATAAAAACAAGTAAATATATTGGTCCCATGCCTCCTGATGGGGATCACCATTATTTATTCAATGTTTATGCCTTAGATATTCCTAAATTAGAAATTATTTTTCCATTTTTCATCAGTGATTTACATGATGCTATGAGGGGTCATATCCTGGATATAGGACGCATTGAATTTAAATACAGACAATACAAACATTAA
- a CDS encoding outer membrane protein, whose amino-acid sequence MKRILVGGLCSLVLNSFLAAEDSGAFLGLSYQYGSVKFKQDLNMNITTPLATTNTPKSIREKTSMNGAGIKIGYKQFFGQSKWFGLRYYAFLDYGYSNFGKKVLPDEDYYVHMLNYGVGLDTLWNLVNTQNGSFGLFVGVGVGGDTWIANGKEYQKKQFPNGKANYTNFQTLIDAGLRTNFHKHHGFELGVKIPLLQDEIFKDVNDTLRPNVATTIKENLKTDIQRRYSVYLSYLYTF is encoded by the coding sequence ATGAAGAGAATTTTAGTAGGGGGCTTGTGCTCTTTAGTTTTAAACTCATTTTTGGCAGCAGAAGATAGTGGAGCATTCCTTGGGCTGAGTTATCAATATGGATCTGTAAAATTCAAACAAGATCTTAATATGAATATAACAACGCCTTTAGCAACCACGAATACACCTAAGTCAATTCGGGAAAAAACATCCATGAATGGAGCCGGGATCAAAATCGGTTATAAACAATTTTTTGGACAATCCAAATGGTTTGGTCTGCGTTATTATGCTTTTTTGGACTATGGCTATTCTAATTTTGGCAAAAAAGTCTTGCCTGATGAAGATTATTATGTCCATATGCTGAATTATGGAGTAGGTCTGGACACATTATGGAATCTTGTAAATACTCAAAATGGCAGCTTTGGTCTTTTTGTTGGTGTAGGAGTTGGAGGAGATACTTGGATTGCTAATGGCAAAGAATATCAAAAAAAGCAATTCCCAAATGGGAAGGCTAATTATACAAACTTTCAAACACTCATTGATGCAGGCTTGCGGACAAATTTTCACAAACACCATGGTTTTGAGCTTGGAGTGAAAATCCCCCTCCTTCAAGATGAAATCTTCAAAGATGTCAATGACACGCTCCGCCCAAATGTAGCCACTACAATCAAAGAAAATCTCAAAACAGATATACAACGTCGATATTCTGTATATCTTAGCTATCTCTATACTTTTTAA
- the pstA gene encoding phosphate ABC transporter permease PstA, with translation MKKKNLIINKRMRYSQAILVISSIFALLALSILFLILGTLFYKGFHALGLNIFLKDTASPWENGGLRNVIIGQLILSFGALLIGMPLGVLGGTYLREYAKNPRLANIIRNINDVMMATPSIVIATFIYAVIVVPMGHFSGWAGIIALSIIMLPIILKTTDDMLSLVPDSLREASMALGSPKYKTILNVVYRGAKTGILTGILLAFSRITGEVAPLLFTSLNSAFFTFNLNQPFPSLTITMFQYASSPYKEWQELGFGGAFLLALFILGINITIKIILHKNKGKK, from the coding sequence ATGAAAAAAAAGAACTTGATCATCAACAAACGTATGCGCTATAGCCAAGCTATTCTTGTTATCTCAAGTATTTTTGCGCTATTAGCGCTCAGTATCTTATTTTTGATATTAGGGACTTTATTTTACAAAGGTTTTCATGCATTAGGACTAAATATTTTTCTCAAAGACACAGCTTCTCCTTGGGAGAATGGCGGGTTACGCAATGTGATTATCGGACAGCTTATTTTAAGCTTTGGAGCACTCCTGATAGGCATGCCATTAGGTGTATTAGGAGGGACTTATTTAAGAGAATATGCCAAAAATCCAAGACTGGCTAATATTATTCGCAATATCAATGATGTAATGATGGCAACCCCATCAATCGTGATTGCTACTTTTATTTATGCTGTTATAGTTGTACCTATGGGACATTTTAGCGGCTGGGCGGGGATTATAGCACTTTCAATCATCATGCTTCCTATCATACTCAAAACTACTGATGATATGCTTTCTTTAGTACCTGACTCTCTTCGTGAAGCATCTATGGCGCTAGGATCGCCTAAATATAAAACAATCTTGAATGTGGTTTATAGAGGAGCAAAAACAGGTATTTTAACAGGTATTTTACTAGCTTTTTCAAGGATTACCGGAGAAGTAGCTCCTTTGCTTTTTACCTCATTAAATAGCGCTTTTTTCACTTTTAACTTAAACCAACCTTTTCCATCCCTAACAATCACGATGTTTCAATATGCCTCATCACCCTATAAAGAATGGCAAGAACTTGGATTTGGAGGAGCATTTCTATTGGCTTTATTTATTTTGGGGATTAACATTACGATCAAAATCATACTCCATAAAAATAAAGGAAAAAAATGA